The Drosophila biarmipes strain raj3 chromosome X, RU_DBia_V1.1, whole genome shotgun sequence genome includes the window CGCCGGCTGTAAATTTGGTTTTACGGGTTGGTTATTATTTGGGTTGCAGCTAACTTTGAGCACGATGTAGGTTACATTTTTATGGCTTCTTTAAAATCGATTTTCTTAGTGACATTTATGGCCGAAAACATTTTTCGCTTCGGGAAAACTGTGTTCGAGCAGGTTGTTTACGTCgtaaaatactttttgtagCATTCTTCCTTTTTCGTGAAGCATAGTTTCGGGCTTTTAAATGCTTCTGTAATGTTTCCGAGGTTGTGGCAGCTATGCCATTTGAGGGTTAAGTGGGTCATAACTCAACACTCTcgttgataatttttaaagtagtTGGAAGACTTTAAGTTgcgaaaaacattttattagttCAAGATGGTTTGTTGTCGTTAACTTAGGAACTTGCTCCGCTTTTGTAACCTTTTGTAACAAAATGCCACTTGAGATTACGACTTTCTAGAGGCCTCTTTTGTTGGCAACAGCTAGGTGTATTTCTATATGCTCCTTTAGTAGTTGTTCCTATTCCGGAGTCCTTCTCTCCAATCGCAACCATATGCCCCCCTTGCTGGCCGTGAGAAATGTTAGCGGCGACACCTCCACCCTCGCCTGATCCTGGTCCGCCAGCAGGACGCGGTGATCCTGCAGGAGAGTGGCCAGCGCAGCTTTCGTCTGCAGCAAGCCAAGGCGCATTCCTGGACACATTCGGGGTCCAAAGCCGAATCCCAAGAAACGGCAGCCCATTGGTAGCTGGTTCAAGAAGCGCTGTGGACGAAACCGGTTGGGCTCGGGATACAATTCCGGATCGCTGGAAGGAAAGCCATTATAAGACTTCTCAAGTGGAAGGAGGTAACCCACAGATGAATGGCCTGGACGGGCAGCACCAGGACAGTGCCCAAAGCCACACAGAGGTCGCCGGCTGACCCAGATTTCTGGGCCGGAAGGGTGAAGGACTTTGTGCAGCGCTTCTGCAGAGCCTGCATGGCTGGGTGAAGACGCAGTGCCTCGAGGAGCGCGGCTTCGGCATAGCGAAGTTCGGCCAGGGCTACGTGGTCCATCAAATTGTCATCGTGGCGACGGGCTACCTCATCCAATTCGCAGTGGAGATTTCGCTGGGCTTTCTCATTGAGCGCCAATTCGTAAAGGGCGAAGGCCAGGAGCATGGCCGAGGTTTCGTATCCCTCCAGCAGAAGGGTGGTGGCATGTCCGGCTAGCTCGTCCTTTCCCAACGTCCTTTTGCCCTCCGCCAGCCACTGGAGGAGGTTGTCGCCACCACTCCTCGCTTCCACCAACTCACCAAGCCATTTctgcaggggcagcggcacgTATCTGTAAGGAGTTGATGAGAGAGATGCTACCAATTGGGAACTTACTTCACCAACCGGTGGCCCATGAGTCTGGCCAAGCGAGGGGAGTGCAAGAGTGCAATGGTCTCCAGCAAGCTCCAGGCACTTGGCTGGAACAGCGGAGCCAGCCACTTCACCCAGCGACCTCCTCTCTCCTCCTCCGCCTTCTGGCCACCTAGGCAATGGGCATCCAGCCCGAAGACAACGGAGGCGACTACCTGCAGCGTGTAGCGGGTGGCCAAATCCTTGGCCTCGAAGCGTTCATGCGGCACCTGAGCCCGGAGCAACTGGCAGGCGCTGACCACATGTGGCAACGTCTGACGCACTCTGCTGGGCGTGAAGAGGGCCACCAGGTCGGCTCTCAAGAGTCGCCAGCGGTCGCCATTGGCAATGAAGGGATTGTGGCTGGCCAGGACATCTCGGCGGTGGTCAACGTTAACAGCATTGTCGGCACAGTCCGCAAAGTGGTTGCCCACCAGGATCTGACGCACCAGCTCCTGGTCACGCACCAAAATGGCCGGTTCGTTGAACAAACGATAAAAGCCAACGTATTTCAGGCCGGGATTCTGCCTGCAAGAAGCGGGAAGTCATTGCGGGCCTATGAAGCACATTAGCTGACCTGTAGATCTGCTCGTAGACCTCGCCATACGAGCGACGGGCCAAGGCGCAGTCCAACATGTTCCCCACAAATGGCCAGCCGAAAGGTGCCTCCAATCCCAGGCGTCTCCAGTGGTTTCCCTGCCATACCCAGAGCAGTAGAGAGGCCCCCAGAAGGAGGCACAGGACCACAAGCAGCAGCATCTTCCTAAAAATGCACAATCCCACTCGACTTACATCAGGCTTATGCCACTGAGTTAAGTAGCTAAAAACAGCTGAGAGCGACCCACTTCATTTTGGAGGTGCGTGATTCCGTGATTCCGTGATTGCGGCTTATTAGACTCGTGATGCCTGTAAATATCAATCAACTGACTTGTATTGACTTGAATGCTTCAATCACGTGAAATGAGAGACTCGTAGTTTTCAGTCATGGGTGCAGTTCAATGGGTCCATTCTAAATGTGGGCTAACACTGACTTAAGATCTATTTTTTGCGGTAATCTTAAGTGAAAAGCAATTTTACAGATGTATctaatgttttaattgcaagaTTGCAACAGCTGGAGGAGGGTTCCCTCTAGCGTTCTCCAGCCGAATCAACCTCTATCTCTATCTGCCCCTCCGAATGAACAAACGAATTAAAGTCCCATGATAATCCCCTCTAGGCCAAGTATTGACTACGCCAATCTGATGGTATAGTATATccagtccaaaataaataaagtaagtaCTTATAGAGTGCACAGGTTAATGATCAGCAACAACAGTCGAGTTGATCTAGCAATTCGTTTGTAACTCAAAGTGGTTCTTAGCCTTGGGGTTATATGCATTTTTCACAGATATCTAACCTTATTTCTAAGGTTAGAATTCCCATGGTGCCAACTATCTAGAGCAGGTTCACGAATTTATGGTTTATATAATGGTATATAAAATTCAACTTGCTTATTTAAGCCACCTTTCGAGGTTTTCTCTAATTTCACTGCCTTATAACGAAGTTCCAGCTAACCCCTTTGCTACCCCTTCTTCTCCGCAGCGGACTACACCCACTGCGGCAGCAAGCGCCGGCTGATCGGAGGAGGAGCTCCCTGCGAGGGACGGAGGCATCTCTACTGTATGCGCAGTGCCTCCGTGAAGTCCCTGCGCCATCAGCAGATTAACGGAGGTGGTGGAGCCGCGGCCGTTGCCGGAACCGGAAACGCCGACTGCTGCAGTCGGGTCCACAGGATGCGCCACCAGATGCAGCCCCAACAGCCGGGCTACATGAGCGACAACGAATCCCGGCGGAAGTCCTTGTCCCAGCCCAGTCTGCGCATCACGGAGGCGGGACTGCGGAGGTAAGTGCTCCAGGGGATTGAAAGCCAGGTGGATGAGCAAATTGCCAATTGCCCCTTGTGCCGTGCAGGTCCAACGAAAGCAAGAGCCTGGAGAGCAAGAAGCGGGTGGTCAAGATGCTGTTCGTCCTGGTGCTGGAGTTCTTCATCTGCTGGACCCCGCTGTACGTGATCAACACGATGACCATGCTCCTGGGGCCGGCGGTGTACGAGTACGTGGACTACACGGCCATCAGCTTCCTGCAGCTGCTGGCCTactcctccagctgctgcaACCCGATCACCTACTGCTTCATGAACGCCAGCTTCCGGCGCGCCTTCGTGGACACCTTCAAGGGGATGCGGGTGTGCGAGCGCCTGTGCGCGCCCTGCTGCTTCTGGCGGCGGCGGTCCAAGAACGAGACGAACCTGTCCGTGGCCGGCAACTCCATTGCGCTGGCCAACTCGGTCATGTCCAGCCACACGATCCTGGAGAGCCCGCGCCTCTGAGCCAGCCGCCGGCGGCAGCAGCTGGCGGAGTCGGAGTCCCTGTAGGACAGCAAAGAGTGCGGCTCGCGGTCGCCAATTTGTGATGATGCAATGTAACTGCAATAGAAACTGTGGTTGTCAACGAATCCGCCGCGTTCTGAATGTGTGTGGAGGTGGCTGGATGTGGATGGGGTCCGGGCGAGGAACACTGGGGGATCCCCCTcttaatattagcaaatagtCTTTTAATTATGAGTGTGCGTTAATGCGAGTTATTCAGTGTCAGTTATTTGACTTCACCCGCGCGTTTCACGTTTTTTCACCTCTAAGGTGGAGGAATGTAACGAAGATCAGTCGGATACAAATTTACATAGATATAGGTTAATTGAAAAGTATCAGTTGAAGAGTGGGCACAATGGTTTCAAAGTTGATCAttaactattttaaataactaaatgtAAAATTTCTTACCTTGTAGGATACAAAGAGACCTCGAATTGTTATAACTAAAATACGTCCTCGAATTCTTCTGGGCCTAAGACATACGTTTCTTTAACTCACAAAAATAGAGAAGAATAACCAACCAATCTTTCAGTAGAGGAGTGCTGATTTCCTCTTTCTTTGCTATACCTGATAATCAATAAACCAATATAATATACATTcttttaaaagaaacaaattccacaattttaaatatttttatggtctgtttttataaattaaattagttcCTGACTGACTTTAATGGTTAACTGTTATTTTGTACGTATTTTTATAAGACTTATTCTCTGTGAAATATGGAAAAGCTCTGTTTAGGTAATGTTAATTGAATGTTTTTAGTGACAACTGTTGCAATCCAACTCTGCAATTAGAAATGGTAATATTAGTGCTAGCTTTCAGACCATTGTGCTGCTCCTACAACGCAGTCCTTAACTTTACCCTAAACCGCTTAAGTAGAAGTTCCGCCGCGCGGTGGAAGGTTTCAGCGAATCAAGAAGCATTTGACAGCAGGCTGATTTTACAGGGTAGACAGGGAATCCTCCGCGGGATTCCTCTCATTCAAAAAGGTTGTCAGACGGAGCTTATGGAGTGCCAGACACTCCGAGGTCCAAGTATTATAAGACACCCGCACCCGGGTCGAAAACCGGGTGGGTCGGGGCCGAAAATCCAATTTACGTAGATTAATGGAATTCCGgcaagcaaataaatattaacacTCAAAAGTTTCACTTTAGCTCCCACACACACTTCAACGAACCTGGCAAttgcaattattattatgatattTATAGATGTACAAATCTCGGTgtttttatgtaaataatgaaatcaaatcaaataaacTGCATCTAAATTCGGGTTCATCCAGCAGAGCGTTGTATACTTTTGGGCAGCTGTCGGGCGGATACCGTGCACTTGGCAGCACCCAAGAGTTCAGTTTCGCAGTCCGTAGTCGATGTCGGGGCTAATTGATTGCCTGCCAGCTTGGCTTCACCTCGGCATTAACTCCTGAGCCCGGCCACCCGGGCCAACAGGGGATTTCGGCACAAGTGCAGGGAGATGGAGGTGGAGGCGGAGGctgaggcggaggcggagaaTGGAGATGCAAATCGCCCACATTGTTGACCACTTCCTGCTAATGAGTTGGGCATTAATTTCGCTGCTGCATGCGATGGCCTGTGTAGCGAGTGGCCACCACAGCATCTAGTTATTGAGCTGTCAGCCGCAGAGGAGCGTCCGGCTCACAAAGAGGTGTCTACGAGGAGGAGGGCCCCAAAGCCCCAAATGCCCCATCATCCCAAGTCAGGCCAATGTAAGGCTGCTccataaataacaataatggtGCACACCGAATCCGCTCAAGCTGGGGATGGGCCAAAGCGGATCGTTGGGCTCGACTGGGATAAATCAATTGCCACTCCGAGCACAGCAAATGAATTGCTCTGCGGCCGGCTTGGGCGCTGATTGATGAACTACGATTGCGGGCTCGGCCGGGGAAATCCGCAGCCATCTCCGTTTCAATCGCAGGTGGGCCACTCGGTCCTTTGCGGTTGGCCAGGCAATCACTCCGATTGGCGAAGGCCTAATTGCTCATGCCGCTGGCTCTGGGCCAACTGCCAGGTGCCATGCACTGCACCGCATGTGCAATAAGGCGCTGAGTGGATGTGGGATGTGAGCTGTGGGTTCCCGGTGCGACTCCGGCTCACATATCCCGCCGCAGCTCAGCACTTGGGCCTGCTCCCGGGCAGAAGGACGCCACAATCACTACGGCCGGCCGGCCGAGTGTCCTTTCGTTGCTACGTGACAATTACCGCAGCTATTACACGTAATAAGCGGAGCACCGAGTGTCCAGGGAGCCGACAAAGACCCAGGGTCTGCCTTGTCTGCCATCTGGCATGCCAGCCATGTCCCAGTCCACTGCGCGTCCTAGCTGGATCATGGTCAGCCGTCACGTATGCCTCTCCGGATGATCGCAGAGCCCAGTCCAAGTCCGCCGAATAGTCCGCACACGGAAATTCCCAGGCAATTCCTAATAAACAAGCATTCCCGGAGGGGGGGGAAatttataaagtatttattgttttgccaAGTGCCAGGAGGAGGCTGTAAATCGCAGATGACTGCGCTCCGTGCTCCTCCGCCCGGCTCGGGTGGCGAGGGGGATACTGGCTGTGGACAATTTTATTGATGTACTCAGCTCGGAAGGCAGTTAGGGAAACGAATGGCTCGCAAGGAGACCGATTTCTTGAGCCCTTGTAACAGATTGCCCAGCGTAATCCGATTTATTAaacgaataaaaatattgacaGCAGATATTCCACGTAGCTATTTTCGCTTATAAACCTAAGTCGGTCTGCGATTGCCGTAATGGGTTAGCACTGTTGGGCAGCCTTTTTTGTCAGAAAggaatcaaatatttaaattcacaTCACAGAGGTATTAAGCTTCATAAAACTATCTTCACAACACACAGTTATAAAAAGCCCATAAGTCCTCTGAAATGTTAGACAATTATAGGGCCAGATTTAAAACAGAAGTGCAAAGCTACGCTGAAAAAAGGGTGAGTCCACGGatttaatgtttaatttatatatactttgcCATGGTTTTTCATCAATGGCGGTTTTTAgtgactttatttattttaacagtTATActtaatttacaaattaataaacttgaatttaatacggatttattgtttttaatgacGTAAAATAACAgtaaatatgaatttttactttatttatttatgtatatctaaatattttgccatGTTTTTCATCAATTGCGGTTTTTACTCTTTCTATATggaaatattacatttaattatacttattttaaagaatcttaaagttaaagtaaatatgactcatactaaaatttaaatatttcaatatttgtatttatattccaaaataaatgacgcaatttattatattttttgaccaCTATGCAGCAATGCAAGATAGGGCCTTCACTTGCGTTTACCACTCCCGTTTTCAGCAGTGTACTACTTGGCTTCGGGGGTTCTTAGAACACATTTTGCgcagcatactttttgacacaACGTTGTTCGTTGGACTTCACCTGAAATGCGTTTTCACTGAATACCGACATGCGTTTTCTAGTGTAAATCTGTTAGTTCAATAGGCCCAGGGCACATTTGCTGTCACTACACTGTGCTCGAGTTGAGAAGTGTGTGGTGCGTGTTGGCTGCAGGGACATGCAGGTCCTGGGGCAAAAACACACTTTATTTGCCTCGCGTTTGTCACTCCACGTTGCACTTAATTAATTCCTGAAAACCTTTTAGACTCCGGCTTCAACTCCCATTTCTCATGATTACGCGGGGTCAGTACTCCGTCCTTTTTTGGCGGGCAGGGCTGTCACCTGGCCAGCTCCCGGGGCAGCGGCAGAGCAAGGCCCCGCACACGTGCCCGCgcgaaaaaccaaaacccaaATGAAATTACGAGCATGAGGCCGAAGAGCTCGGCGTGGATGTGATTATGCAACCACATCACAAGCCCAGCGCCGCTGCCTGGCCGGCAGATTCAATTTCGGAATTTTGGAAATCCACGCAGTGCCAGGTCATCGCCAGCGCCGATTACCCTTGCCCGGCTCGCTAATGGGGGTTATTGATTTGGCCACCGAAGCCACGCCCGTGCTCCTACCTCTGCCCCTGTCCAGGACGCGACCTCGTCCGCCCCCCTCGCTGCTCCATGGGCGCCCCGTGCGCACTCCACGCAGACACTAATCGCCAAAGACGACCACAATCGCATGGAGGCAATCGAGCCGCCGAGCTTAGAGCTTAGGTGGCTGATGTCTGCTGCCTGATGCCCGGCCACATTGGGCTGCTCCGAGCCATCCGACCTTGACCAGATTTCGATTGTGCGCCGCTCAGCTCGgcttcattttatttctttcctttcaACGGTGAAGGCGACTGCAGAGGCGAGCAGCAAAGACCACATGGAGGCGGATTTGCGCAATGCACACACCACACGCCCTTTTTGCCCGGAATTATACAATTATACAATTGCGGCTGGCGGCGGGCGGCCGTTTACTTAACGGACCCGCTGGAACGGGTTTCGAATTGTATATTAATTATGCTGTTTATCTGGCTGGGTTTCGAAACGGTTTTGGGAGAAGTTTCGCGACCAGCGCGTACATCTGACCTTCGAACGAGCGAAATTGTCGACGCACCGACGGGCGCGAGTGTATTTGCCTTTATTTCGGCCGCAAGTAGGCACTGCCCATGGCTGTCGTCGCTGATCCACGAATTCCGAGTGCTTGTCACTCCAAAAATTCGGTGAAAGTTTTCGAGCCTACTTGAAGTTGGCCTACAAGTATTCGGCCAGAGGCCGGCTGCCGGCCAGGTGTGGCAAGCGCGGCTCATTGCATAAAGGCCCGAAACGGCCGGAGAAGGGGCGATCGCAGGGGAAAACGATTTCGGCCAAGAACCCCAGCCGGCGCCCCCTGGCGGCCGGGTGCCGCAGTCAGCGGTGGAGCAGTGCAGCCGAGATCAGAACCTGCAGAGGGTTCTGGGGTGGTGTGTGGGTTGGGATTGGTTAACCGATCTTGAGATGGTGGCAGAAATAGGTGTTCTTTAAAGGGTCACAGCCAACTTTTGGGAACGTCGACAGAAATAAATTATGTGTTCTTCACAGGTATCAATGTGCTCTTTGAACATTACCTAcaccaaattaaaataatcataGAAGAGCGAATATTTTTGCTTTAATTCTGCACCGTTGAGTGTCAATATGATGAGTTTTAAAACTCAACTTTGCAAAGTATTTTTCTTGATATTAATTAGTTCCACAAATCCGAATTCCAGGCTGTTTTGTTGAAAATGTTGAGTATAGATTTTGTATTAATTAGTCTAGTATCTATACTTTAGTTTCAATACTGCCCTTGCCATACAGTTAATACAACCGATGTAAAAGTATGTTTTTGTGTATGGTATACCTATTATtatgaacattttttagtttctctctcttataaa containing:
- the LOC108035742 gene encoding probable cytochrome P450 308a1; the encoded protein is MKKMLLLVVLCLLLGASLLLWVWQGNHWRRLGLEAPFGWPFVGNMLDCALARRSYGEVYEQIYRQNPGLKYVGFYRLFNEPAILVRDQELVRQILVGNHFADCADNAVNVDHRRDVLASHNPFIANGDRWRLLRADLVALFTPSRVRQTLPHVVSACQLLRAQVPHERFEAKDLATRYTLQVVASVVFGLDAHCLGGQKAEEERGGRWVKWLAPLFQPSAWSLLETIALLHSPRLARLMGHRYVPLPLQKWLGELVEARSGGDNLLQWLAEGKRTLGKDELAGHATTLLLEGYETSAMLLAFALYELALNEKAQRNLHCELDEVARRHDDNLMDHVALAELRYAEAALLEALRLHPAMQALQKRCTKSFTLPAQKSGSAGDLCVALGTVLVLPVQAIHLDPELYPEPNRFRPQRFLNQLPMGCRFLGFGFGPRMCPGMRLGLLQTKAALATLLQDHRVLLADQDQARVEVSPLTFLTASKGGIWLRLERRTPE